Proteins co-encoded in one Dama dama isolate Ldn47 chromosome 2, ASM3311817v1, whole genome shotgun sequence genomic window:
- the LOC133067515 gene encoding protein tyrosine phosphatase type IVA 1-like isoform X1, producing MAPLTCPAPVEVTYRNMRFLITHSPTSATLSKFIEDLKKYGVTTIVRVCEATYDTALVEKEGIQVLDWPFDDGSSPSNQIVDDWLSLLNIKFREEPGCCIAVHCVAGLGRTPVLVALALMEGGMKNEEAVQFIRQKRRGAFNSKQLLYLEKYHSKMRLRFKDSSGHRNNCCIQ from the coding sequence atggCTCCACTGACCTGCCCAGCTCCTGTGGAAGTCACATACAGGAACATGAGATTTCTTATTACACACAGTCCAACCAGTGCAACCTTAAGCAAATTCATAGAGGACCTTAAGAAGTACGGAGTTACGACAATAGTAAGAGTGTGTGAAGCAACTTATGACACTGCTCTGGTGGAGAAAGAAGGCATCCAGGTTTTGGATTGGCCCTTTGATGATGGTTCATCACCCTCTAACCAGATCGTGGATGACTGGTTAAGTCTTTTAAACATTAAATTTCGGGAAGAACCTGGTTGTTGCATTGCTGTTCACTGTGTTGCAGGTCTTGGGAGAACTCCAGTGCTTGTCGCTCTGGCATTAATGGAAGgtggaatgaaaaatgaagagGCGGTCCAGTTTATAAGACAAAAGCGGCGTGGAGCTTTTAACAGCAAGCAACTTTTATATTTGGAGAAATATCATTCTAAAATGCGGCTGCGCTTCAAAGACTCCAGTGGCCATAGAAACAACTGTTGCATTCAATAA
- the LOC133067515 gene encoding protein tyrosine phosphatase type IVA 1-like isoform X2, producing MAPLTCPAPVEVTYRNMRFLITHSPTSATLSKFIEDLKKYGVTTIVRVCEATYDTALVEKEGIQVLDWPFDDGSSPSNQIVDDWLSLLNIKFREEPGCCIAVHCVAGLGRTPFIRQKRRGAFNSKQLLYLEKYHSKMRLRFKDSSGHRNNCCIQ from the exons atggCTCCACTGACCTGCCCAGCTCCTGTGGAAGTCACATACAGGAACATGAGATTTCTTATTACACACAGTCCAACCAGTGCAACCTTAAGCAAATTCATAGAGGACCTTAAGAAGTACGGAGTTACGACAATAGTAAGAGTGTGTGAAGCAACTTATGACACTGCTCTGGTGGAGAAAGAAGGCATCCAGGTTTTGGATTGGCCCTTTGATGATGGTTCATCACCCTCTAACCAGATCGTGGATGACTGGTTAAGTCTTTTAAACATTAAATTTCGGGAAGAACCTGGTTGTTGCATTGCTGTTCACTGTGTTGCAGGTCTTGGGAGAACTCCA TTTATAAGACAAAAGCGGCGTGGAGCTTTTAACAGCAAGCAACTTTTATATTTGGAGAAATATCATTCTAAAATGCGGCTGCGCTTCAAAGACTCCAGTGGCCATAGAAACAACTGTTGCATTCAATAA